In the Pleuronectes platessa chromosome 8, fPlePla1.1, whole genome shotgun sequence genome, one interval contains:
- the LOC128446336 gene encoding protocadherin beta-16-like, with protein MAIAGFTLRSCAIVLQLLSLHFANGDVSYSFPEEMRRGSLIGNIAKDLGLDRSTLSARKARIDTDGSEKRYCDINLRNGDLTVAERIDREGLCGDKASCALKQELMLENPLELHRISLHIQDINDNSPKFNKDLIHIDIRESAVKGARFPIEEAHDADIGKYSVQRYDLQSNDNFILGVGTNSVELVLSKELDRENLKEINLLLTALDGGSPQMSGTVVIHITVLDANDNVPVFSQAVYKASLPENSPLGTVVLTVSATDADEGLNGDVTYDFGHISEDVKSVFTIDHKTGDVKLTTPVDFETVSSFELRITAKDGLGLTSYAKVMIDVADVNDNAPVIYLKSLTNPIPENVSPGSEVGIVNVQDRDSENNRQVRCSIQQNVPFKLVPSIKNYYSLVTTGQLDRELVSDYNITITATDEGSPPLSSSKTVQLSVADINDNPPVFEEQSYSAYVTENNKPGSTLCSVTARDPDWRQNGTVVYSLLPGEVNGAQVSSYVSVNGDTGVIHAVRSFDYEQFRSFKVHVMARDNGSPPLSSNVTVSVFISDVNDNSPQILYPSPEGNSFMTELVPKAAHGGSLVSKVIAVDTDSGQNAWLSYQIVKSTDPGLFTIGVHSGEIRTQRDIAESDSMKQNLIVVVKDNGQPSMSATCSMYLLISDNLAEVPELKDISYDEKNSKLTSYLIIALVSVSTFFLTFIIIILGVRFCRSRKPRMLFDGAVAIPSAYLPPNYADVDGTGTLRSTYNYDAYLTTGSRTSDFKFVTSYNDNTLPADQTLRKSPSDFADAFGDCDSSPEFSNIFS; from the exons ATGGCTATCGCTGGATTTACATTACGGAGCTGTGCCATTGTTTTGCAGCTCCTTTCTTTGCATTTCGCAAATGGAGATGTGAGCTATTCTTTTCCCGAGGAGATGAGACGCGGATCCCTCATCGGAAATATCGCGAAAGATTTGGGTCTTGACAGAAGTACACTATCCGCTCGAAAGGCTCGGATCGATACGGATGGAAGCGAGAAACGTTATTGTGACATAAACCTTCGTAACGGGGACCTGACCGTTGCCGAGCGCATTGACCGAGAAGGCCTGTGTGGAGACAAAGCATCCTGCGCTTTAAAACAAGAGCTAATGTTAGAGAATCCGTTAGAATTGCATCGAATTAGTCTACATATTCAGGATATTAATGATAACTCGCCCAAATTTAATAAAGATTTAATTCACATAGATATTAGGGAATCCGCGGTGAAAGGGGCTCGTTTTCCAATAGAAGAAGCACACGATGCGGATATAGGTAAATATTCAGTTCAGAGGTACGACCTGCAAAGTAATGATAATTTTATTCTGGGGGTTGGAACAAATTCTGTCGAACTTGTACTTAGCAAAGAGCTGGACCGTGAAAATTTGAAAGAAATCAATCTGCTTCTCACAGCTCTTGATGGTGGATCTCCTCAAATGTCAGGTACTGTGGTCATTCACATTACTGTACTGGATGCTAATGATAACGTCCCAGTGTTCAGTCAGGCCGTTTACAAAGCCAGTCTACCTGAAAACTCTCCACTGGGCACTGTCGTGCTGACGGTGAGTGCAACTGATGCAGACGAAGGTCTAAATGGAGATGTTACATACGATTTTGGACACATTTCGGAGGATGTGAAATCAGTTTTTACTATAGATCATAAGACGGGTGATGTCAAATTGACGACCCCGGTCGACTTTGAAACGGTGTCATCATTTGAACTGCGCATTACTGCAAAAGATGGTTTGGGATTGACCTCTTACGCAAAAGTCATGATAGATGTTGCTGATGTGAATGACAATGCTCCAGTTATATATCTAAAGTCACTGACTAACCCCATACCTGAGAACGTGTCACCTGGTTCAGAGGTGGGCATCGTTAAcgtgcaggacagagactctGAGAATAACAGACAGGTTCGCTGCTCCATTCAACAAAATGTGCCTTTTAAGTTAGTTCCTTCGATAAAAAACTATTATTCTCTGGTGACCACAGGACAACTGGACCGTGAACTAGTGTCAGATTACAACATTACAATCACTGCCACTGACGAGGGCTCtccacctctgtcctcctctaaaACTGTTCAGTTATCTGTCGCTGACATCAACGACAACCCACCTGTGTTTGAGGAACAGTCCTACAGCGCATATGtgactgaaaataacaaacctGGCTCCACTTTATGTTCCGTTACTGCTCGAGACCCCGACTGGAGACAAAACGGCACAGTGGTTTATTCTCTGTTACCTGGTGAGGTGAACGGTGCCCAGGTGTCCTCCTATGTATCAGTTAATGGAGACACGGGGGTGATCCACGCTGTGAGGTCGTTTGATTATGAACAGTTCAGGAGCTTTAAAGTCCACGTGATGGCCAGAGACAAcggttctcctcctctcagcagcAACGTGACCGTCAGCGTCTTCATATCGGATGTGAACGACAACTCTCCTCAGATACTGTACCCCTCCCCGGAGGGCAACTCCTTCATGACCGAGCTGGTCCCCAAAGCTGCACACGGAGGCTCTCTGGTGTCCAAAGTGATTGCGGTGGACACGGACTCCGGACAGAACGCCTGGCTGTCCTATCAAATAGTCAAATCCACTGATCCGGGACTTTTCACTATTGGTGTCCACAGCGGAGAGATCAGGACACAGCGGGACATTGCTGAGTCTGACAGCATGAAACAGAACCTTATTGTGGTGGTGAAAGATAACGGACAGCCCTCTATGTCTGCCACTTGTTCCatgtatttacttatttctgATAACTTGGCTGAGGTGCCAGAGCTGAAGGACATTTCTTATGATGAGAAGAATTCAAAACTGACCTCTTACCTGATCATAGCGCtggtctctgtctccacctttTTCCTCACCTTCATTATCATTATCCTGGGTGTGAGGTTTTGTCGCAGTAGAAAGCCCAGAATGTTGTTTGACGGAGCTGTCGCCATCCCCAGCGCTTATCTCCCTCCTAATTATGCAGATGTTGATGGCACGGGAACTTTACGCAGCACTTACAACTATGACGCCTACCTGACAACAGGATCTCGAACCAGTGACTTTAAGTTCGTGACATCTTACAATGACAACACACTGCCTGCTGACCAGACTCTGAGGAAAAGTCCTTCTGACTTTGCAGATGCCTTTGGAGACTGTGATTCTTCTCCTGAG TTCTCCAATATCTTTTCTTGA
- the LOC128446338 gene encoding protocadherin beta-16: MNAWSMTGKRVYRGFSMDRYGVVLLFISLHFAYGDVSYSVAEEMKRGSVIGNVAKDLGLGTAALSSRKARIDTDRSGKQYCDINLSSGDLIVTDRIDREGLCGKKATCLLKEELVLENPLELHRISIHVQDINDNAPHFSEELISFEIRESADKGARFLLTEAHDADIGSNTVQQYNLQNNEHFTINVDTDGSGRKHSELVLVKELDREQENDLKLVLTAVDGGSPRRSGTAIIHITVLDANDNAPVFNQAVYEANLPENAPLETVVIAVSATDADAIANGDITYSFDHVSDEHATLFSLDQKTGEIRVTGSIDYETETSIELRIRAKDGPGLTSYCTVIIDVTDVNDNPPAIGLKSLTNPIPENASPGTEVGIINVQDRDSENNRQVRCSIQQNVPFKLVPSIKNYYSLVTTGQLDRELVSDYTITITATDEGSPPLSSSKTVQLSVADINDNPPVFEEQSYSAYVTENNKPGSTLCSVTARDPDWRQNGTVVYSLLPGEVNGASVSSYLSVNGDTGVIHAVRSFDYEQFRSFKVHVMARDNGSPPLSSNVTVSVFISDVNDNSPQILYPALEGNSFMTELVPKAAHGGSLVSKVIAVDADSGQNAWLSYQLVKSTDPGLFTIGVHSGEIRTQRDISESDSMKQNLIVAVKDNGQPSLSATCSMYLLISDNLAEVPELKDISYDEKNSKLTSYLIIALVSVSTFFLTFIIIILGVRFCRRRKPRMLFDGAVAIPSAYLPPNYADVDGTGTLRSTYNYDAYLTTGSRTSDFKFVTSYNDNTLPADQTLRKSPSDFADAFGGCDSSPEVRAMHN; this comes from the coding sequence ATGAACGCCTGGTCGATGACGGGAAAACGCGTGTACAGAGGGTTTTCTATGGATCGTTATGGTGTTGTTCTCCTTTTCATCAGCCTGCATTTCGCGTACGGAGACGTGAGCTACTCTGTCGCAGAGGAGATGAAACGCGGGTCTGTGATTGGAAATGTAGCAAAGGACCTCGGCCTCGGGACTGCTGCACTTTCCTCGCGTAAAGCTCGCATTGACACCGACAGGAGTGGCAAGCAGTATTGCGATATTAATCTGAGCAGCGGAGATTTGATTGTGACAGACAGGATCGACAGGGAGGGTCTTTGTGGTAAGAAGGCGACTTGCCTTTTAAAAGAAGAGCTTGTACTGGAAAACCCTTTAGAGCTTCATCGTATCAGTATTCATGTGCAAGATATTAACGACAACGCCCCGCACTTTAGTGAAGAGTTGATTTCATTTGAAATTAGAGAATCAGCTGATAAAGGAGCTCGATTTTTACTCACTGAAGCCCATGATGCAGATATCGGTTCAAATACGGTGCAGCAATACAATTTACAAAATAATGAACATTTCACTATTAATGTGGATACAGACGGTAGTGGGCGGAAACACTCCGAGCTGGTTTTAGTTAAAGAATTAGACCGAGAACAAGAGAACGATCTAAAATTGGTGCTTACGGCTGTAGATGGTGGTTCTCCGAGGAGATCGGGTACTGCAATCATTCACATCACTGTGCTCGATGCTAATGATAACGCACCAGTGTTTAATCAGGCCGTATATGAAGCAAATTTGCCTGAAAACGCACCGTTAGAAACAGTAGTTATTGCAGTGAGCGCAACTGATGCAGACGCGATAGCAAATGGTGACATAACGTACAGTTTTGATCATGTGTCTGATGAACATGCCACGCTATTCTCACTTGACCAGAAGACTGGAGAAATACGAGTCACCGGGTCCATTGATTATGAGACTGAGACGTCTATTGAACTACGGATAAGAGCGAAAGACGGTCCAGGTCTTACGTCATATTGTACAGTTATTATAGACGTAACAGATGTCAATGATAACCCACCTGCTATCGGTTTAAAGTCACTGACCAACCCCATACCTGAGAACGCGTCACCTGGTACAGAGGTGGGCATCATTAAcgtgcaggacagagactctGAGAATAACAGACAGGTTCGCTGCTCCATTCAACAAAATGTCCCTTTTAAGTTAGTTCCTTCGATAAAAAACTATTATTCTCTGGTGACCACAGGACAACTGGACCGTGAACTAGTGTCAGATTACACCATTACAATCACTGCCACTGACGAAGGCTCtccacctctgtcctcctctaaaACTGTTCAGTTATCTGTAGCTGACATCAACGACAACCCACCTGTGTTTGAGGAACAGTCCTACAGCGCATATGtgactgaaaataacaaacctGGCTCCACGTTATGTTCTGTTACTGCTCGAGACCCCGACTGGAGACAAAACGGTACAGTGGTTTATTCTCTGTTACCTGGTGAGGTGAACGGTGCCTCGGTGTCTTCCTATCTATCAGTTAACGGAGACACGGGTGTGATCCACGCTGTGAGGTCGTTTGATTATGAACAGTTCAGGAGCTTTAAAGTCCACGTGATGGCCAGAGACAACGGTTCTCCTCCGCTCAGCAGCAACGTGACCGTCAGCGTCTTCATATCGGATGTGAACGACAACTCTCCTCAGATACTGTACCCCGCCCTGGAAGGCAACTCCTTCATGACCGAGCTGGTCCCCAAAGCTGCACACGGAGGCTCTCTGGTGTCCAAAGTGATCGCGGTGGACGCGGACTCCGGACAGAACGCCTGGCTGTCCTATCAGTTAGTCAAATCCACTGATCCGGGACTTTTCACTATTGGTGTCCACAGCGGAGAGATCAGGACACAGCGGGACATTTCTGAATCTGACAGCATGAAACAGAACCTTATTGTGGCGGTGAAAGATAACGGACAGCCCTCTCTGTCTGCCACCTGCTCCatgtatttacttatttctgATAACTTGGCTGAGGTGCCCGAGCTGAAGGACATTTCTTATGATGAGAAGAATTCCAAACTGACCTCCTACCTCATCATAGCGCtggtctctgtctccacctttttcctgaccttcatcatcatcatcctgggtGTGAGGTTTTGTCGCAGGAGAAAGCCCAGAATGTTGTTTGACGGAGCTGTCGCCATCCCCAGCGCTTATCTCCCTCCTAATTACGCAGATGTTGACGGAACAGGAACTTTACGCAGCACTTACAATTATGACGCCTACCTGACAACAGGTTCTCGAACCAGTGACTTTAAGTTCGTGACATCTTACAATGACAACACTCTGCCTGCTGACCAGACTCTGAGGAAAAGTCCTTCTGACTTTGCAGATGCGTTTGGAGGCTGTGATTCTTCTCCTGAGGTAAGGGCAATGCATAATTGA
- the LOC128446341 gene encoding protocadherin beta-15-like, with protein sequence MGHKGFSALGLVITFLGVFLLFLRSVRGDVAYSFPEEMKRGSVVGNLAKDIGLEVGKLSARKARIDADGNSKRYCDINLSTGEIIVADRIDREGLCGKKASCLLKQELVLENPLELHRINIHVQDINDNSPQFKKNTIKYEISESADKGSRYRLDEAHDADVGQNAVQGYSIEANENFRLNVVTKGGGGKYSELVLEKELDREQQHELTIVLVATDGGSPQRSGTAVLHVTVLDANDNAPVFSQAVYKATLPENSPLDTMVVTVSATDADEGVNGDVTYEFDHISDEGNNVFSLDHATGEITVTGPIDYEELSAYEMQITAKDGPGLVSYCSLIIDITDVNDNAPFTLIKSLTNSIPEDTPRGTEVGIVNVQDRDSESNKQVRCSIQQNAPFKLVPSIKNYYSLVTTGQLDRELVSDYNITITATDEGSPPLSSSKTVQLSVADINDNPPVFEEQSYSAFVTENNKPGSTLCSVTARDPDWRQNGTVVYSLLPGEVNGASVSSYISVNGDTGVIHAVRSFDYEQFRSFKVHVMARDNGSPPLSSNVSVSVFILDVNDNSPQILYPAPEGNSFMTELVPKAAHGGSLVSKVIAVDADSGQNAWLSYQIVKSNDPGLFTIGVHSGEIRTQRDISESDSMKQNLIVAVKDNGQPSLSATCSMYLLISDNLAEVPELKDISYDENNSKLTSYLIIALVSVSTFFLTFIIIILGVRFCRRRKPRMLFDGAVAIPSAYLPPNYADVDGTGTLRSTYNYDAYLTTGSRTSDFKFVTSYNDNTLPADQTLKKSPSDFADMFGGVDDSPEVGIILLIKMHLMFSFTALFWSKI encoded by the coding sequence ATGGGACACAAAGGATTTTCAGCTCTCGGCCTTGTTATAACCTTCTTGGGAGTATTTCTTCTGTTCCTGCGTAGCGTCCGTGGAGATGTGGCTTATTCGTTCCCAGAGGAGATGAAACGCGGCTCAGTTGTTGGAAATTTAGCGAAAGACATTGGACTTGAGGTGGGGAAACTGTCTGCTCGAAAGGCTCGCATTGATGCAGACGGGAACAGCAAACGGTATTGTGACATTAATCTGAGCACGGGAGAAATCATTGTTGCTGATAGAATCGACAGAGAGGGGCTTTGTGGCAAAAAGGCATCTTGCCTTTTGAAGCAGGAGCTTGTTTTAGAGAATCCTTTAGAACTGCACCGCATTAATATTCACGTTCAAGATATCAACGACAATTCACCACAGTTTAAAAAGAacacaataaaatatgaaattagTGAATCGGCTGATAAAGGAAGTCGCTATCGTTTAGATGAGGCCCATGATGCAGATGTCGGTCAAAACGCCGTCCAGGGTTATAGTATCGAGGCAAATGAAAACTTCAGACTGAATGTTGTTACAAAAGGCGGAGGTGGAAAATACAGTGAGTTGGTTTTAGAGAAGGAGCTTGATAGAGAACAACAACACGAGCTAACGATTGTGCTTGTGGCAACAGACGGAGGTTCTCCTCAGAGATCAGGCACTGCGGTCCTTCATGTCACTGTGCTGGATGCTAATGATAACGCCCCAGTGTTTAGTCAGGCGGTCTATAAAGCCACTTTGCCTGAAAACTCACCTTTAGATACTATGGTGGTCACAGTGAGCGCGACTGATGCAGATGAGGGAGTGAATGGAGACGTGACTTATGAATTTGATCACATTTCTGATGAGGGTAATAACGTATTTTCCCTCGATCATGCAACTGGTGAAATAACAGTAACTGGGCCAATCGATTATGAGGAGTTATCTGCCTATGAAATGCAAATTACTGCTAAGGATGGTCCGGGATTAGTTTCCTATTGTTCATTAATAATTGACATCACAGACGTAAATGACAACGCCCCTTTTACATTAATTAAGTCACTGACCAACTCCATACCAGAAGACACCCCACGTGGTACAGAGGTGGGCATCGTTAACGTGCAGGACCGAGACTCTGAGAGTAACAAACAGGTTCGCTGCTCCATTCAACAAAATGCCCCTTTTAAATTAGTTCCctctattaaaaactattattctCTGGTGACCACAGGACAACTGGACCGTGAACTAGTGTCAGACTACAATATTACAATCACTGCCACTGACGAGGGCTCtccacctctgtcctcctctaaaACTGTTCAGTTATCTGTAGCTGACATCAACGACAACCCACCTGTGTTTGAGGAACAGTCCTACAGCGCATTTGtgactgaaaataacaaacctGGCTCCACTTTATGTTCCGTTACTGCTCGAGACCCCGACTGGAGACAAAACGGAACAGTGGTTTATTCTCTGTTACCTGGTGAGGTGAACGGTGCCTCGGTGTCATCCTATATATCAGTTAACGGAGACACGGGGGTGATCCACGCTGTGAGATCGTTTGATTATGAACAGTTCAGGAGCTTTAAAGTCCACGTGATGGCCAGAGACAACGGTTCTCCTCCGCTCAGCAGCAACGTGAGCGTCAGCGTCTTCATATTGGATGTGAACGACAACTCTCCTCAGATACTGTACCCCGCCCCGGAGGGCAACTCCTTCATGACCGAGCTGGTCCCCAAAGCTGCACACGGAGGCTCTCTGGTGTCCAAAGTGATCGCGGTGGACGCGGACTCCGGACAGAACGCCTGGCTGTCCTATCAGATAGTCAAATCCAATGATCCGGGACTTTTCACTATTGGTGTCCACAGCGGAgagatcaggacacagagggacatTTCTGAGTCTGACAGCATGAAACAGAACCTTATTGTGGCGGTGAAAGATAACGGACAGCCCTCTCTGTCTGCCACATGTTCCatgtatttacttatttctgATAACTTGGCTGAGGTGCCAGAGCTGAAGGACATTTCTTATGATGAGAATAATTCAAAACTGACTTCTTACCTGATCATTGCGCtggtctctgtctccacctttttcctgaccttcatcatcatcatcctgggtGTGAGGTTTTGTCGCAGGAGAAAGCCCAGAATGTTGTTTGACGGAGCTGTCGCCATCCCCAGTGCTTATCTCCCTCCTAATTACGCAGATGTTGACGGCACAGGAACTTTACGCAGCACTTACAATTATGACGCCTACCTGACAACAGGTTCAAGAACCAGTGACTTTAAGTTCGTGACGTCTTACAATGACAACACACTGCCGGCTGACCAGACTCTGAAGAAAAGTCCTTCTGACTTTGCTGATATGTTTGGAGGTGTCGATGATTCTCCAGAGGTAGGAATCATTTTACTTATCAAAATGcatttgatgttttcttttactgCTTTATTCTGGTCAAAAATCTGA
- the LOC128446342 gene encoding protocadherin beta-15 has protein sequence MGHKGFSAIGLVTFLGVFLLFLRSVRGDVAYSFPEEMKRGSVVGNLAKDIGLDVGKLSARKARIDADGNSKRYCDINLSTGEIIVADRIDREGLCGKKASCLLKQELVLENPLELHRINIHVQDINDNSPQFKKNTIKYEIRESAVRGSRYRLDEAHDADVGQNAVQDYSIEANENFRLNVVTKGGGGKYSELVLEKELDREQQHELTIALVATDGGSPQRSGTAVVHVTVMDANDNAPVFSQAVYKATLPENSPLDTVVVTVSATDADEGVNGDVTYEFDHISDEGNNAFSLDQTTGEITVTGPIDYEELSAYEMQITAKDGPGLVSSCSLIIDIKDVNDNAPFTFIKSLTNPIPEDTPHGTEVGIINVQDRDSENNRQVRCSIQQNVPFKLVPSIKNYYSLVTTGQLDRELVSDYNITITATDEGSPPLSSSKTVQLSVADINDNPPVFEEQSYSAYVTENNKPGSTLCSVTARDPDWRQNGTVVYSLLPGEVNGASVSSYLSVNGDTGVIHAVTSFDYEQFRSFKVHVMARDNGSPPLSSNVTVSVFISDVNDNSPQILYPAPEGNSFMTELVPKAAHGGSLVSKVIAVDADSGQNAWLTYQIVKSTDQGLFTIGVHSGEIRTQRDISESDSMKQNLIVAVKDNGQHSLSATCSMYLLISDNLAEVPELKDISYDENNSKLTSYLIIALVSVSTFFLTFIIIILGVRFCRRRKPRMLFDGAVAIPSAYLPPNYADVDGTGTLRSTYNYDAYLTTGSRTSDFKFVTSYNDNTLPADQTLRKSPSDFVDMFEGVDDSPEVGIILLIIIRLIFSFTAFFWSTIFLIFTC, from the coding sequence ATGGGACACAAAGGATTTTCAGCTATCGGCCTTGTTACCTTCTTGGGAGTATTTCTTCTGTTCCTGCGTAGCGTCCGTGGAGATGTGGCTTATTCGTTCCCAGAGGAGATGAAACGCGGCTCAGTTGTTGGAAATTTAGCGAAAGACATAGGACTTGATGTGGGGAAACTGTCTGCTCGAAAGGCTCGCATTGATGCAGACGGGAACAGCAAACGGTATTGTGACATTAATCTGAGCACGGGAGAAATCATTGTTGCTGATAGAATCGACAGAGAGGGGCTTTGTGGCAAAAAGGCATCTTGCCTTTTGAAGCAGGAGCTTGTTTTAGAGAATCCTTTAGAACTGCACCGCATTAATATTCACGTTCAAGATATCAACGACAATTCACCACAGTTTAAAAAGAACACAATCAAATATGAAATTAGGGAATCTGCTGTTAGAGGAAGTCGCTATCGTTTAGATGAGGCCCATGATGCAGATGTCGGTCAAAACGCCGTCCAGGATTATAGTATCGAGGCAAACGAAAACTTCAGATTAAATGTTGTTACAAAAGGCGGAGGTGGAAAATACAGTGAGTTGGTTTTAGAGAAGGAACTGGATAGAGAACAACAACACGAGCTAACGATTGCGCTTGTGGCAACTGACGGAGGTTCTCCTCAGAGATCAGGCACTGCAGTCGTGCACGTCACTGTGATGGATGCTAATGATAACGCCCCAGTGTTTAGTCAGGCGGTCTATAAAGCCACTTTGCCTGAAAACTCGCCTTTAGATACTGTCGTGGTTACAGTGAGCGCGACTGATGCAGATGAGGGAGTGAATGGTGACGTGACTTATGAATTTGATCACATTTCTGATGAGGGTAATAACGCATTTTCCCTTGATCAGACAACTGGTGAAATAACAGTAACTGGGCCAATAGATTATGAGGAGTTATCTGCCTATGAAATGCAAATTACAGCTAAAGATGGTCCGGGATTAGTTTCCTCTTGTTCATTAATAATTGACATCAAGGATGTAAATGACAACGCCCCTTTTACATTCATTAAGTCACTGACCAATCCCATACCAGAAGACACCCCACATGGTACAGAGGTGGGCATCATTAAcgtgcaggacagagactctGAGAATAACAGACAGGTTCGCTGCTCCATTCAACAAAATGTTCCTTTTAAGTTAGTTCCTTCGATAAAAAACTATTATTCTCTGGTGACAACAGGACAACTGGACCGTGAACTAGTGTCAGATTACAACATTACAATCACCGCCACTGACGAGGGCTCtccacctctgtcctcctctaaaACTGTTCAGTTATCTGTAGCTGACATCAACGACAACCCACCTGTGTTTGAGGAACAGTCCTACAGCGCATATGtgactgaaaataacaaacctGGCTCCACGTTATGTTCCGTTACTGCTCGAGACCCCGACTGGAGACAAAACGGCACAGTGGTTTATTCTCTGTTACCTGGTGAGGTGAACGGTGCCTCGGTGTCCTCCTATCTATCAGTTAACGGAGACACTGGGGTGATCCACGCTGTGACGTCGTTTGATTATGAACAGTTCAGGAGCTTTAAAGTCCACGTGATGGCCAGAGACAACGGTTCTCCTCCGCTCAGCAGCAACGTGACCGTCAGCGTCTTCATATCGGATGTGAACGACAACTCTCCTCAGATACTGTACCCCGCCCCGGAGGGCAACTCCTTCATGACCGAGCTGGTCCCCAAAGCTGCACACGGAGGCTCTCTGGTGTCCAAAGTGATCGCGGTAGACGCGGACTCCGGACAGAACGCCTGGCTGACCTATCAAATAGTCAAATCCACTGACCAGGGACTTTTCACTATTGGTGTCCACAGCGGAGAGATCAGGACACAGCGGGACATTTCTGAATCTGACAGCATGAAACAGAACCTTATTGTGGCGGTGAAAGATAACGGACAGCACTCTCTGTCTGCCACCTGTTCCatgtatttacttatttctgATAACTTGGCTGAGGTGCCAGAGCTGAAGGACATTTCTTATGATGAGAATAATTCAAAACTGACTTCTTACCTGATCATTGCGCtggtctctgtctccacctttttcctgaccttcatcatcatcatcctgggtGTGAGGTTTTGTCGCAGGAGAAAGCCCAGAATGTTGTTTGACGGAGCTGTCGCCATCCCCAGCGCTTATCTCCCTCCTAATTACGCAGATGTTGATGGCACAGGAACTTTACGCAGCACTTACAATTATGACGCCTACCTGACAACAGGTTCAAGAACCAGTGACTTTAAGTTCGTGACATCTTACAATGACAACACACTGCCTGCTGACCAGACTCTGAGGAAAAGTCCTTCTGACTTTGTAGATATGTTTGAAGGTGTCGATGATTCTCCAGAGGTAGGAATAATTTTACTGATTATAATAcgtttaattttttcttttactgcttTCTTCTGGTCAaccatttttcttatttttacatGTTGA